In Trichlorobacter lovleyi, the DNA window GATCTTTGTATTGACCGTCTGAAAGCAGGCAAAACTCCGGCCTGCATTGATGCCTGCCCGAAGAAGGCGATGCTGATCGGTCCCCGTGAGCAGATCCATGCCGAAGCGGAAAAGCGGGCTGCGGCTCTGGGGGGGCATATCTTTGGCAAACAGGAAAACGGTGGCACCTCTACCCTGTATGTCTCTCCGGTCCCGTTCAGGGAATTGGAACAAAAACTTACTCCGGCCTCTCCTGACCCCAAAAAGGGCCAGCCACTGTTGAAGCCGGATGTCAAACGCAAGATGGCTGAGAGCGACGGGCTCGGCAAAGCGGTACTGGCGGCACCGGCCATCGGCCTGGTAGCTGGTCTGGTGGGGGCATTAGGTAAATTATCGCAACGCAGGGCAGAACATGCCGGAAAGGAGAGTCGCTGATGTCAACGGTCAAACTGATCAAACGTCATGAACTGATTGTGTTGCTGGAACATTGGGGTATTGCGATCTCCGGGATAGCGCTGCTGATGAGCGGCATTTTCCAACTGCCCTCGGCTGCCCGTTACAAGATTACCGCCATTCCCGGTTTCTGGTGGTCGGGCGAGTTCTTTTTCACCCTCAAACTGCACTATATCGCTTCAGTGGTCTTTGTGGGACTGGTGCTGTTTCACCTGGTCTACCACCTGTTGTTGCAGGAACGGGCCATGATTCCCCAAAGTGGTGACGTTTCGGAATCCGTCAAGGTGTTAAAAACCTTTATCACCAATCAGCCGGAGCCTCCCTTTGGCAAGTATCTGCCTGAGCAACGGTTGGCCTATGTGGCCATTGCAATTCCGGTGCTGTTGCTGGTGGTGTCCGGTCTGATCAAGACCTGGAAGAATATCTACGCCCCAGATCTTGACCGTACCCTGTTGCTTTGGGCCACCTGGATGCACAACGTAGGCTTTATCCTGTTTTTTATGGCCTTTCTGGGACATGTTGCTGCCCTGCTGATCAAACCGAACCGTCCGATGCTGCGGGGGATGCTGACTGGCCGGGTGACGCGGGAATATGCTGAACACCGCCATCCGCGCTGGGTGAGTGAAATCGAGAAAAATGAGACTTGACCCTATAACCTGGGATTTCGTCTGGCAGCTCCTGTGAAATAACCCCAAAATAGTTGAGTGATGAGTGTGGCGCGGTGGAAGGAGATCTCTTCCACCGCGTTTTATTTGAAGAATAATAAAAATCTGCTAAAGTTCATTCCTGTCTAAAATATTAACCTGTAAAGGAGGTAGTATGGCAGTGCAGAAGCTGATTGCTGTGGTGGTGTTATTGGTAAGTAGTACTTTGAGTGCAACAGCAGTTGAGTTGACACCGCTTCAGCAGGTGGGAAAGATGATTTTTTTCGATACGAACCTCTCTGCAGTTCGTAATCAGTCTTGTGCTACCTGTCATGCCCCGGAGGTTGGTTGGAGCGGTCCAGACAGTACATTGAACAGTCTGGGAGGCGTTTACAACGGTTCATTCAGTGACCGTTTTGGCAATCGTCGGCCACCAAGTGCGGCCTATGTTGCCCAAAGCCCGGTGTTGCGTTGGGATAAAAAGGAAAAGGTCTTTATCGGTGGAGCCTTTTGGGATGGTCGTGCAACAGGCAAGCGGTTAAAAAGTACCGCAGCAGAACAGGCTCAGGGGCCGTTCCTGAATCCGGTTGAGCATGGTTTTGCAGATGCAGTCTGTGTTGTCAGCCGTGTCTGTAATGCCTCTTATGCTTCTGAATTGCAAAAAATCTATCCAGGAATCTGTGCTGTTAGCTGGCCTGCAGAAATAGATAAACTCTGCTCAAGCGATGGCTATAAAGCGGTCATGACTGATACAGAGCATGTAAAGGTTGGTAAGGCTTACGATGCTATTGCACACGCCATAGCTGCCTTTGAGTTGTCTCCAGAGGTGAACCCGTTCAGTTCAAAATTTGATGCCTGGCAGGCCGGTAAGGCAAAACTGAGCAAACAGGAGCAATTGGGACTTAAGCTGTTTAACGGCAAGGGTAAATGCTCTCAGTGCCACCCATCAAGCGGTAGGAAACCTCTGTTTACTGACTTTACCTATGATAACATTGGAGTGCCCCGTAATCCTCATAATCAGTTCTATAGCCAGAAGGTCTATAACCCGGAAGGTCAGGCCTGGGTGGATCCAGGTCTGGGAGGTTTTCTAGCCGGTGAAAAAGCCTGGCAGAAACAGGCTCGTGTTGAGTACGGCAAACATAAGGTGCCAACCCTGCGGAATGTTGATAAACGGACTTCTCCGGACTTTGTCAAAGCGTTTGGACACAATGGCTACTTTAAAAGTCTGAAGGAAGTTGTACATTTTTATAACACCCGCGATAGTCTGCCGGTCTGCAAGCCTGGTGACAAGGGAGAAAAGGTCAGTTGTTGGCCTTTGCCTGAAACTGCCATGAACATGAACATGGTGGAAATGGGAAATCTTGGTCTGACCGATGCTGAAGAAGAGGCGATTGTGGTCTTTATGAAAACCCTGTCGGACGGATACCGAGTTAAGTAGTTAAGGGCACTTTTTTATACATACCGGGCTGGCTGCGTTACAGTCCGTGGCTAGCCCGGTATGCTGTTGTTACCGGTTGCAATTCCCCCCACAATTGCTGTCGCCACACCAACCCATTTCCAGGTTCCGAACTCCTGCTGCATGGCAGCTCCAACCACCACGCAGGGCATGTAGAGCAGCACAAAGGCCATGAAGCTGAATGAGCTGAGCGGTGTGAATTGACCCTGCAGAGCTGATTTAAGGGCAGATTGTTCCTCTTCTGGTTTTTCTTTCTGTGGCAGGTAAAGCAGGGTGCTGACCGCTTTTTCACTGCCCCGCCAAGAGTGTTCATTGCATTCTTTTGCAGCAATCAGCTGTTAGAATTTTAGTACCAGCCCGTACAGTGCGCTCACGTCTGTCTCCGGCCTGGTCAGGCCGAACTTGACACCGGTATTGATATCCAGCTGATCGTTGATTTCGTAACGCAGACCGGTCAGGGCATAGACCGGCAGCTCGTTTGAGCTCTTGTCCGGGTTGGTGGCAAGGCCTAAATCAGCTACTGCAAACAGGCCCTTGACAAGCTCAGCCTCACAGGCAATGGAGCCGGACCAGAGGTTGCTGCGCTGTGTGCCGTCATCTTCACGGTAGTGGTGATACTCATAGCCAAGGTTGGCATGCAGGGCATAGGCGCCGTCGGCAAACTCACGGGTGGCGATCAGGGTACCGCCAAACTGCCAGCGTCCCTCGGACAAACCATTGCTGTACTTGCCGGCGGGGATGATGACCGTGGGCTTGATCGCCAGGTTGATACCGGCCAGTTCTGCAAAGCGGTACTTGACCTCCAGGGTCATGTCGCCAAACCCGTCGGTGTTGGATACGGCACCATCCAGATGGGAACGTTCATTGAACAGGTAGGGAATCGCCAGGGAGATGCCCAGGTCCTTATATAGGCCGGTGGTGATCTTTAGCTCACCGTCAACCGTATTGGTCATGGTGGTCGATCCGTTAACGGTCTGTCTGTCGTAACCGTAGGAGCTGTTCAGCTCAATCTCCACCTTGCCGACATCAACGGTACCGGCATCATCGGTGGCAAGGGGAGGTCCGGCAAAAGCTGAACCGGCAGTTACAAGGGCAAGACAAAACGCAAGGGTGGTTGAACGTACTGGGGGCATGGGGTGTCTCCTGTCATAAGCCGGATTTTGAGTCTGGGCTGGCTATATGGTGAAAAGAGACACCTGTGGCTGGCGTATTGACTTGTTTGGTTCGACTCAAGAATTACTTGGTCAAGATAAGTTTGTTATTGCCGGTAATCCTTAAACGGTATTCTTCATCCGCGTGCAGGATGGTGATTTCCTGCTGGTTAGCAAACAGATCTGCACTGGTGATGACCCGCTTTCCCATCTTAGGTCTGTGCCTCCTTTCCTGATTGACTGCAGATAGCAGATGCCGGTTGTTGCTGTATCAAGCTGACGCAGTTCAGACATTCACGCAGGGTGCAGACACCGCAGGCATGGTGCATAAACACCGGTATTCCCTGTTTTTTAGCGGCAGACATCGCCTCGTTACGTGCCTGGTGCGAAACCTTGTTGGTGAAGATGACAACGGCATCGGCATGCTTGATCTTACCGCCCATGTTCTGCTCGGCCCGGCTGAAGATCCGCAGGCGCATGCCCTGTTTTTTGGCCTCCTTCAGGTACTGCTCTCCCAATCGGTCCATCCCGCCCACCAGTATGATGCTCATGGCTTTGCTCCTTCAGGAAGATGAAAGTCAATATCATTAGTTTGACAAAAAAAGGGGTGTTCTGAATCTCTGATTTCAAGCATCTGCCGGTTGCCGGTGGCGAGGATTGCGCCCATGCGTTGGCGACAGCAGCGGTAGTCTTCTGCCAGGCGCAGACTTTGTGCCGGGTTGCCGTAGATCTTCCAGAGCGCCTGACAGGTAAACGGCAGTTTAACCATCCCCATAAATGCTGCCACATCCTTGGGGGGATAGCCGATAAACAGGCCGATTTCGTGGGGGAAACGGTCATGCTTGGCAATTCTTTGTATAAGCAGGTCAAGCAGTTCGTCCAGGCCGGATTGTGGCTGGTAGCCGGCCTTGTGAAGCAGTGTGCGGATACCGGCGTGGGACAGCTGCTGTTCCAGGTGGTTTCGGTTAAAGCAGAGCAGCAGCACGGCCCTTGGTTTGACCTGGAGCATAATGAATTCAAGGCTGCCAAATCGGCAGGCAACCTGATGCTGATGGGCCTGCCAGAGCTGGTACAGATTTCTGCCGCAGGGCCTGGTCCGGTTAACCAGTGAGACAAGATTGGCCGGCTTGACCCCGGCCAGTACTTCAGAACATTCAAGCATCAGGTGTGCGGTCAGACAATCCAGGGGGGCTTCGTATTTTGTCAGTAGTTCAGGTGCGGCATTTGATGACGAGACCTGCTGTCTGTCTGATCGGTAGAATCCCATGACACCCCCGTTATTTTTGTAAATGAATTTTGTTATCAATATCGTATTGAAAAATAGAAGTCAACTGTTTTTGTGAAGGTGACGAGTCTGATGAAGAAAACGCCGGTGGTCTGTGAGTGGTCAGTGTTTTGAGCAGTTGTTGCAGGTACCGTACATGACAATGGTTTTTGAATCTATCTGCCCCCACTGGGCAATGGTGGCCGGAGGTTCCAGGCTGTCTGCTGCTGGCCACTGGAAATCAACAACACGCTTGCAGCGGCTGCAGATCAGGTGGTGGTGCGGTGTATAGATCACTTCAAAGCGGGCCTGACTTTCGGCTGTTTGAATGCGAACAACCAGCTGGTGTTCTTCCAGGGTGGTCAGGGTGCGATAGACCGTGTCAAGTGAGATGGTCGGGAGCGTTGGCAACAAGCGCCTGTGAAGGGTCTCGGCAGTCGGGTGATCAGGCTGTCTGATCAGCTGACGGTAGATTTCTGTGCGTTGATGGGTGACCTTCAGGCCGGCGTCTCTGCAGGCGGTCACAAACTGTTCCATCATCTGCTCTAGCTGTTCCTGGCTACAGGTCGTTGCCACGGCAGTACCCCATTTCTCAATTACTTGGTAAGAATCATTACTTCTTGCACTGCTTTTGTCAAGAAAACTGTTGCAGATGCGACAGACCTGCCGCCTGCAACGCTTGCATGATTGGATTTTCAGGCTACACTGAAAGCATGCGTGCTGTGCTATTTCATGTCTTATGAACAGGGAGGAGCGGTATGCCGGATAATTTGTTGATTCCGTCGGTTGACTTACGGGTAGGGGCACTGGAGGAGTATAACCGTACCCAGAAACAGAAGGCGATGCTGCATCATAAAAAACCAAAGCCACGTCCCTGTGTGACGATTTCACGTCAATTCGGATGCCTAGGGTATCCGGTTGCTGAGCGGGTGTGTGAACTGATGAGCCGGAAAAGTGGTGAACCCTGGTTGCTGATCGACCGGGCCGTACTTGATGAAGTGGCAAAACACCACAATATTTCAAAAGATATCCTTGAAAGTCTGGGGGAAAAGAACCGTCTTCTGGATGATATACTGGCAGCCTTTTCTCCACGCTGGACCCATAGCCAGGACTGTTTCAGGCTGCTGTGCAAGCATGTGGTCAGCCTTGCAGAACAGGGGAATGTGATCATTATGGAGTTGGGTGGTGCAATCATCACCAGGCATTTTGAGCATTCAAAGCATTTCAGGATCTACGGATCAATGGATTTCAAGGTGCGCGCCATAGCACAGCGGCTTCAGATTGAGTATGAAGCAGCGGAAAAAATGGTGATCAGGCAGCAGAAACAGCGCGATGCCTTTACCAGGGATTTTCTGGACCAGGATGATCATAATCCTGCCCTGTATGAATTGCTTTTTAATAACGATCGTAATTCCGTTGAAAAAATAGCCATTACCATAGCTGCGTATGTTGCGGATGAACTGTTGTGAGAAATGGTGTTGACATTTTACTAGATAGGTATTATTCCTAACAAGCCGATCTCAGTCGGTGCAGTTACTTTCAAACCGGAGGATGAACAGATGGCTAATGGACCAAAATCTGAAAAAAATCTGCAGGATGCTTTTGCCGGTGAATCCCAGGCTAACCGTAAATATCTGGCGTTTGCCAAGCAGGCTGATAAAGAAGGGTTTCCCCAGGTCGCCCGGCTGTTCCGTGCTGCTGCCGAGGCAGAGACGGTGCATGCCCATAATCACTTGAAGGCACTGGGTGGCATCAAAACCACCAAGGAGAATCTGGTGGAGGCGATCAGTGGGGAGACCCATGAGTTCAAAGAGATGTATCCGCCCATGATCGAAGCCGCCAAGGAAGAGGGGGCTGCTGAAGCCCTGCGTTCCTTTAGCTATGCCAACACCGTGGAAAAGACCCATGCCGAGCTGTACCAGAAGGCCTTTGATACCCTTGGCCAGGCCGGGGAACAGTTTGATTACTATGTCTGTCCGATCTGTGGCCATACCGTAGAAAAGGGTGCGCCGGACAAGTGCGAGGTCTGCGGGGCAGCCGGTGCGGTGTTCGTACAGGTAAAGTAGGGCTAATTCTGGAAGCGGGTTGCATCTATGAGATGCACCCGCTTTAATTTTAATTTATCAATAGTAATTATTATTACCTAAAAAAATAGTGCAGCCTTGACATTAGAGGATTCTACGGAAAACTGTAGTTGGCGATGTCGGCCCAGATCCAGTCCGTGGAAGTTTGATACGTTTCATTTCATCAACCATTATGACGAAAGGATCAGAACGTATGAGTGACAGCAGATGTCCGGTAACCGGAAAGTCCAGCAGGCAAGTGGCAGGTGGAGGAACCTCAAACCGGGATTGGTGGCCAAACCAGCTCAATCTCCATATTCTTCACCAGCATTCCGTGAAGTCCAACCCGATGGGGGAGATGTTCAACTACCGTGAAGAATTCAATAAACTCGATCTTACTGCCGTAAAAAAGGATCTCGTCGCACTGATGACTGATTCCCAGGACTGGTGGCCGGCTGACTGGGGACATTACGGTGGTCTGATGATCCGGATGGCCTGGCACAGTGCCGGGACCTACCGTATGGGGGACGGTCGTGGCGGGGCCGGCTCCGGTTCGCAGCGTCTGGCGCCGCTCAACAGCTGGCCTGACAACGTTAACCTGGACAAGGCCCGTAGACTGCTCTGGCCGATCAAGCAGAAATACGGCAGGAAAATCTCCTGGGCCGACTTGATGATACTGGCCGGAAACTGCGCCCTGGAGTCAATGGGGTTCAAGACGTTCGGTTTTGGTGGCGGGCGCGAAGATGTCTGGGAACCGCAAGAGGATGTCTACTGGGGGGGCGAGAAGGAATGGCTGGCCACCAGTGACAAGCCACACAGCCGTTATAGTGGTGAACGTGATCTGGATAACCCCCTGGCTGCTGTACAGATGGGGCTGATTTATGTCAACCCGGAGGGGCCGGACGGTAATCCTGATCCGGTTGCTTCGGGACGTGACGTCCGTGAAACCTTTGCCCGGATGGCCATGAATGATGAAGAAACCGTTGCTCTGATTGCCGGCGGTCACACTTTTGGCAAATGCCACGGCGCCGGTACGGCTGATCATGTGGGGCCTGAGCCTGAAGCAGCCCCGCTTGAAGCCCAGGGATTGGGGTGGATCAGCAGTTACAAGAGCGGCAAGGGGGGCGATACCATTTCCAGCGGCATTGAAGGCGCCTGGAAGCCAAACCCCACCACCTGGGATATGGGCTATCTGAAGGTCTTGTTCAAGTATGAATGGGAGCTGGTCAAAAGTCCGGCTGGTGCCCACCAATGGCTGGCAAAAGATGTGGAAGACGAGGACATGGTGGTCGATGCCCATG includes these proteins:
- a CDS encoding DUF2325 domain-containing protein; this translates as MSIILVGGMDRLGEQYLKEAKKQGMRLRIFSRAEQNMGGKIKHADAVVIFTNKVSHQARNEAMSAAKKQGIPVFMHHACGVCTLRECLNCVSLIQQQPASAICSQSGKEAQT
- a CDS encoding Fur family transcriptional regulator is translated as MATTCSQEQLEQMMEQFVTACRDAGLKVTHQRTEIYRQLIRQPDHPTAETLHRRLLPTLPTISLDTVYRTLTTLEEHQLVVRIQTAESQARFEVIYTPHHHLICSRCKRVVDFQWPAADSLEPPATIAQWGQIDSKTIVMYGTCNNCSKH
- a CDS encoding cytochrome-c peroxidase — its product is MAVQKLIAVVVLLVSSTLSATAVELTPLQQVGKMIFFDTNLSAVRNQSCATCHAPEVGWSGPDSTLNSLGGVYNGSFSDRFGNRRPPSAAYVAQSPVLRWDKKEKVFIGGAFWDGRATGKRLKSTAAEQAQGPFLNPVEHGFADAVCVVSRVCNASYASELQKIYPGICAVSWPAEIDKLCSSDGYKAVMTDTEHVKVGKAYDAIAHAIAAFELSPEVNPFSSKFDAWQAGKAKLSKQEQLGLKLFNGKGKCSQCHPSSGRKPLFTDFTYDNIGVPRNPHNQFYSQKVYNPEGQAWVDPGLGGFLAGEKAWQKQARVEYGKHKVPTLRNVDKRTSPDFVKAFGHNGYFKSLKEVVHFYNTRDSLPVCKPGDKGEKVSCWPLPETAMNMNMVEMGNLGLTDAEEEAIVVFMKTLSDGYRVK
- a CDS encoding rubrerythrin family protein, yielding MANGPKSEKNLQDAFAGESQANRKYLAFAKQADKEGFPQVARLFRAAAEAETVHAHNHLKALGGIKTTKENLVEAISGETHEFKEMYPPMIEAAKEEGAAEALRSFSYANTVEKTHAELYQKAFDTLGQAGEQFDYYVCPICGHTVEKGAPDKCEVCGAAGAVFVQVK
- a CDS encoding DUF3793 family protein, with protein sequence MGFYRSDRQQVSSSNAAPELLTKYEAPLDCLTAHLMLECSEVLAGVKPANLVSLVNRTRPCGRNLYQLWQAHQHQVACRFGSLEFIMLQVKPRAVLLLCFNRNHLEQQLSHAGIRTLLHKAGYQPQSGLDELLDLLIQRIAKHDRFPHEIGLFIGYPPKDVAAFMGMVKLPFTCQALWKIYGNPAQSLRLAEDYRCCRQRMGAILATGNRQMLEIRDSEHPFFCQTNDIDFHLPEGAKP
- a CDS encoding transporter, with the translated sequence MPPVRSTTLAFCLALVTAGSAFAGPPLATDDAGTVDVGKVEIELNSSYGYDRQTVNGSTTMTNTVDGELKITTGLYKDLGISLAIPYLFNERSHLDGAVSNTDGFGDMTLEVKYRFAELAGINLAIKPTVIIPAGKYSNGLSEGRWQFGGTLIATREFADGAYALHANLGYEYHHYREDDGTQRSNLWSGSIACEAELVKGLFAVADLGLATNPDKSSNELPVYALTGLRYEINDQLDINTGVKFGLTRPETDVSALYGLVLKF
- a CDS encoding AAA family ATPase, with the protein product MPDNLLIPSVDLRVGALEEYNRTQKQKAMLHHKKPKPRPCVTISRQFGCLGYPVAERVCELMSRKSGEPWLLIDRAVLDEVAKHHNISKDILESLGEKNRLLDDILAAFSPRWTHSQDCFRLLCKHVVSLAEQGNVIIMELGGAIITRHFEHSKHFRIYGSMDFKVRAIAQRLQIEYEAAEKMVIRQQKQRDAFTRDFLDQDDHNPALYELLFNNDRNSVEKIAITIAAYVADELL
- a CDS encoding formate dehydrogenase subunit gamma, which produces MSTVKLIKRHELIVLLEHWGIAISGIALLMSGIFQLPSAARYKITAIPGFWWSGEFFFTLKLHYIASVVFVGLVLFHLVYHLLLQERAMIPQSGDVSESVKVLKTFITNQPEPPFGKYLPEQRLAYVAIAIPVLLLVVSGLIKTWKNIYAPDLDRTLLLWATWMHNVGFILFFMAFLGHVAALLIKPNRPMLRGMLTGRVTREYAEHRHPRWVSEIEKNET